The region AGTTCTTTTTTTACTTGGAAATCCTTATCCCcaatttcaattattataaCCATCATCCTTCAATTTTCCATCCATCCCTTCActtcttgatcttcttctttgtctcttTATTTTGATCTTGAGAATGGTATTATGGAGCATATATGGTTTCTTAGTATCAAGATTTCATGATTACATGTACGTATGTATTTTGATCATTTGAgttatttatatgaatatttttttgcagAATATATTGCCTGAAGTTTCAGAAAAAGATGAGTATGTTGATTGGAGAGGAAGGAGTGTGCAACCAAACAAGCATGGTGGCAAGAAAATGGCTCTCTTGGTTTGCTGTAAAATCATCTCATCTCCtcctttatatatacatatatttccaGCCAACTCAAAAATGGCTGGCCTtctttgaattatttagttatttctaatattttcaattttttttggcagagttctcttatctattttaacaaggtttttttttttatagctagactgctaaaaaaatatgtttaaatactTTCACagaggaaaacatgaaaaaaatatcattaatacaAATTTGCTTGAAGCTCTTGGTTTAATGGATATTAATAAataagcttatatatataattttatatgcaGTGACAGAGATACTGGAAAATATGGTGCTTGTAGCAAACATATCAAATTTAGTGGTTTACTTCCACTCAAACATGAAGTTTACAATCCCAGAATCCTCAAATATGTTGACAAACTTCACTGGAACATGCCTTCTCCTTACTCTATTCAGTGGATTCATTGCTGACTCTTTTCTCAAGAGGTTTTGGTGCATCATTCTATTTGGCATCCTAGAACTTTTGGTAATATTattatcttcatttattttatttttattttttaattttgttcctCATATTTAACAAACATTAATTTAAAGTATACTGTAATTTACAGGGTCTGCTTATATTGACAATCCAAGCATTTGAACCATCACTTAGACCAAAAGAAGGAGAGAAAACTTCAAGCTCTCAGGAAGCCATGCTGTACATTGGGCTGTCTGTAATGGCTTTGGGTGTGAGTGGAATAAAGGCTAACTTAGCATCTCATGGTGCTGATCAATTGGACCCAGTGATACATGGTCAGCAAATCATCACAAGCTTTTTTAATGGCTTTTTCTTTTGCCTTTGCACTGGGGGAATGCTTGCTGTTACTATCTTGGTTTGGATCCAAGTCAATAGAGGATGGAAACTAAGCATGATTCTTTGCAccatcttcctttttcttgctatttttatttattctttgggTTTCAAGTATTACAAACATAAAGTTCCAGGTGGAAGCCCTTTCACCAGGATTTTCAAGGTAACCACCAATCTATTCatgttcaatatatatacatatttttatatttggtggtcatactatatatatatatatacacatgcatatatatatatatatatatgtagatagattatatatgtaattaagtACATAGTTTTGTTTCTGCTTTTCAGGTACTTCGGTTGAGTTTTATTAACAGAAAACAGTACTCTCAGCAAAGTGAAGACAGTATAAGAGGAAGTAATGCAAAAAAATTcaggtatttttcttttgtttcttattccaagtcaagttatttaaaaaaccaaaccATGTGCTGTTATTCACTAGTTCATCACTTTTTAAGAGTATTAATTTCCAAACATAATACACACAAAAAAACCCAATAAATGTACAGGTTCTTGGAGAAAGCCATTATTGTTGGTGGACATGCAAGTACAGAACAAGTAGAAGAAGCAAGATCATTTCTAAGACTCCTACCAATATTTGGCAGCACAATAATGATGAACTGCTGCCTTGCCCAGCTCCAGACATTCTCAGTCCAACAAGGCCTTCTCATGAACACAAAAgtctccaactccttctccatCCCTCCTGCCTCCCTCACTGCAATCCCAATCTCATTCATGCTCCTATCTGTCCCAATCTTTCACCACCTCTCCACCTCCCAAACAATAACCAAACTCACAGGAACCACCTTGTCATTAAAACCTCTCAAAAGAATTGGTGTTGGCCTTGCTCTTGCAAGCTTCTCAATGACTGTGGCTTCTCTTGTGGAGATTAAGAGAAGAAGAGCTTATTCTAATGGTGGTCATCAAATCAGTGTCCTTTGGCTTAGTTTTCAGTACTTGTTGCTTGGTGTTTCAGATATGTTTACTTTGGCTGGGATGTTGGAGTTCTTCTATTCTGAAGCTCCTGAGACTATGAAGAGTGTTTGCACTTCACTCTCTTGGTGTTCAACTTCAATGGGTTTTTTCTTGAGCTCTATTCTTGTTTCTATTGTTAACAAAGTGAGCAAGAGAGTTAGTGGGGAGGAGTGGTTGGCAGAGAGCTTGAATGCAGGTCACTTGGAGTTTTTCTATGCTCTTCTTGCTTTGCTTAATTTGCTCAACTTCTTCAACTATCTTTGTTGGGCTAAATGGTATTCCAAGTAATACTTTTTctagtgttcttttgtgcatgggTGTGCTGCCCACTTTTCAAGCCAATGGTTTCctgaaaaaaaatcttatttggCCCTTTttcatttagttatttatttatgtatgggAGTGGTGGACTTGTTTATATGTTTTGCGGCATTTGTATATTAAATTAGGATATTataaattcttgatttatgtctatctgttttttaaaaaaatgtaccataagaaaaacatggtttttttttttttaccatgtagattaaattttaatacatTCTTATAGTCAGTCTGAGACCTTGGATACCCAAGGGGTCTTTAATCATTTTCATTGTATTTGCATTCATTATAGctagagttttttttatgatCAATCATGAAATTCCGCATGTCATTGATacaaataatatctaaatatcAAATACGTCTTGTATGTGACCGAAAAAGAACCTGAGggaaaatcaaagaaagaatttcttcttcttttgcaaaattttttttgtaataatcttgaagaatttggaattttttttaaaacaaatttaccTCCTCTTGTTCTCTATTTCTAtttgattattaaaataaataagatttatttcaataaattcttatatgttgtttgtatttgtatttaacAGCAACAAACAATGCATCCAAAAATTATAGGGATGGGCAAGTACATAGGTATACCAAATTAAATAACTCAGTAGAAAAATCTTTCTTACTATGTAACTTTAAAAAAGAGGAATCATTTCTCCCACACATGATTTAgatgtgtgttttttaattgaGAGACTCGAAATTCTTTTAAATGCAAAGCACGTgagaataattttatatttcactCCATGTAAAAAAACAATTCATTGTGTTATAATAAGTAAAAGACAATTTTTTACTGTTCAATCTTGCCCATTGTCCAACGGGACCGCATTTCAAACTCGTTTTCATCACTA is a window of Dioscorea cayenensis subsp. rotundata cultivar TDr96_F1 chromosome 5, TDr96_F1_v2_PseudoChromosome.rev07_lg8_w22 25.fasta, whole genome shotgun sequence DNA encoding:
- the LOC120262123 gene encoding protein NRT1/ PTR FAMILY 4.1-like; the protein is MNILPEVSEKDEYVDWRGRSVQPNKHGGKKMALLVCLTEILENMVLVANISNLVVYFHSNMKFTIPESSNMLTNFTGTCLLLTLFSGFIADSFLKRFWCIILFGILELLGLLILTIQAFEPSLRPKEGEKTSSSQEAMLYIGLSVMALGVSGIKANLASHGADQLDPVIHGQQIITSFFNGFFFCLCTGGMLAVTILVWIQVNRGWKLSMILCTIFLFLAIFIYSLGFKYYKHKVPGGSPFTRIFKVLRLSFINRKQYSQQSEDSIRGSNAKKFRFLEKAIIVGGHASTEQVEEARSFLRLLPIFGSTIMMNCCLAQLQTFSVQQGLLMNTKVSNSFSIPPASLTAIPISFMLLSVPIFHHLSTSQTITKLTGTTLSLKPLKRIGVGLALASFSMTVASLVEIKRRRAYSNGGHQISVLWLSFQYLLLGVSDMFTLAGMLEFFYSEAPETMKSVCTSLSWCSTSMGFFLSSILVSIVNKVSKRVSGEEWLAESLNAGHLEFFYALLALLNLLNFFNYLCWAKWYSK